DNA from Daucus carota subsp. sativus chromosome 1, DH1 v3.0, whole genome shotgun sequence:
CTTTGATATTGGAGATGATTCAAACAATGTGGATGCCCTTTTTGATATACCTAGTGATCTGCCTCTGCCTCTCCTAACTTATAATGGTGAAAAGCACGTGAAAGCCGCACAACAGTGGCAGAACATTATAACAGGTGTTGGCCAAAGGTTTAACAGTGTACATGAGTTCCGCGAGTCCTTGCGTAAATATGCCATTGCACATCAGTTTGCTTTTAGGTATAAGAAGAATGATAGTCACCGCGTGACTGTTAGGTGCAAGGTTGATAGTTGCCCATGGAGAATTCATGCATCAAGGTTGTCTACTACCCAACTAATTTGTATTAAGAAAATGGATTCAGCACATACATGTGAAGGAACTGCTGTACCAACTGGTCATCAGGCAACAAGAAGTTGGGTTGCAAGTGTGATCAAGGAGAAATTGAAGGAAGTTCCGAATTATAAACCCAGGGATATCGTTGAGGACATAAAGAATGAGTACGGAATTCAACTTAATTACTTTCAGGCGTGGCGTGGGAAAGAAATTGCCAAGGAGCAGCTTCAAGGTTCATATAAAGAGGCATATGGTCAGCTTCCCAGTTTATGTGATTCAATAATGGAGACAAATCCTGGCAGTCTTGCTACATTCACTACTAAGGATGACTCAAGCTTTCATCGCCTTTTTGTATCATTTCATGCATCAATTTATGGTTTCCAACATGGCTGTCGGCCTCTTCTTTTCCTTGATAGTGTAACCTTGAATTCGAAGTATCAAGGAACGTTGTTGACTGCAACTGCTGCTGATGGAAATGATGGTGTGTTTCCTGTTGCTTTTGCTGTAGTAGACGCAGAAACGAATGATAATTGGCATTGGTTTCTTGTGCAGCTCAAAAATGCCTTATCAACTTGTCGTGGTATAACTTTCGTGGCAGATAGAGAGAAGGGTATGAAGGAGTCAATTATCAACATATTTCAGGACCAGAATGTTTACCATGGTTACTGTTTGCATTACCTCTCAGAGAAACTTGTTAGAGATTTAAAGGGCCAGTTTTCCCTTGAAGTTAAGCGTCTCATGATAGAGGATTTATTTGCTGCAGCGTATGCAGGTACTCCCGAGGGCTTCCAAATATGTGCGGAGCgcataaaaaatatttcagttgAAGCTTACAATTGGATCAATCAAAATGAACCTGAGCATTGGGCCAATGCGTTCTTCCCAGGAGCAAGATATAACCATTTGACGTCAAACTTTGGGGATGAGTTCTACGGATGGGTATCAGAGGCACATGAACTTCCAATAACTCAGATGGTGGATGCTATACGGTGTAAGATGATGGATGTAATGTATGCCCGCAGGGTAGAATCCAGTCAATGGCTGACGAGGTTAACTCCGTTCATGGAGGAAAAGCTAAAGAAGGAGAGTGTCCATGTTCATCCACATCCTGTGTTAATCTCATCTGGCAACAAAGTTGAGGTTCATGGTGACTCCATTGAAGTTGTTGACATTGATAACTTCATTTGTAGTTGTAAAGGCTGGCAACTTACCGGATTGCCTTGCTGCCATACTATCCCCGTCATTGCTTGCCTTAATCGTGATCCATATGATTATTGTTCTGTATACTTCACTGCTGTGAACTACAGGTTAACATATTCAGAATCAGTGCATCCTATCCTCATTATTGATAAGGCGGTGAATGATTCCTCTCAGGGTGCATTGTCAGTGACAGTCAAAGCTCCTCCTACTCTTCGTCCACCAGGTCGGCCAGTGACAAAGAAAAGCAAATCTATAGGCAAACGTCAACTCCAATGTGGGAGATGCAAGGGCACTGGGCACAACAAGTCAACATGCAAGGAGTTATTAGGGACTTAGCCTGGGTAAGAAATAAGCTGAAGCCTTTCTACAAATTCACTACACTATCACAACCAGTTGCCTGTTGGATATATGTTATGGTAAAATAGGATTTTTTTTCTTCCTCTCCTGACCTTGTGTGTGTTCCCATTTTAGAAACTATAACTTTAGCAATTGATGATCAACCTCTGAAATCGCAGATAATGTCAATTGAGGGTAGTTGTTAAGAATTTGGTAGGTAACTGAAGCTTACTTAGTTGTTGGCATATGCGGCAAACTAAAACTATCACAGATCTAGTTGGTTCTGTAATTGCAAAAAATAATGACCttcaatcaaaattatattcataaataatataatgaaaCGGACAGCACAAATTATAGGAGTTGAGTTGTCTCATTGTGATCATTAGAAAGGATGTTATTGTTGCTGACATCTGTTCAGTGCAGAGAAATCAATGTTCTATTttttgttgatatcattgaTTATGTTGATAATAAGAAGTTATGgagaaaaagaatatatatatataggttgtctaataaaatatactagATGCTTGATGTTTGTTTGAGATATTATAACTGTCAATGAAATATGTGTTTACCTAGTAAAGTTCCAACACTTTTGATGTCATTGGCCTCATTGAGGATATTGTTTGGTTGATCCATATAACAGTTGGAAGAGGCATTACCTGATTTCGAAACAAGTTCAAAGTTCTAGGGTACAATGATATATACTTTACCATTTATTTGACTGCACTATGACTTGTTTTTCCATTCTACGAAGGACAACTTGTaactgattttgtcattctgcATTATAATTGTCTGATGTCATAAACAAAGTAACGGAAACTATAATCTCAGTTGAACTAATCATTATAGGCAGTGCTTTCTGAAGATAGCCTAATCACTCTCCTTTGCATGCTATGATAGTTCCGTCCTTTGTATTTGTATTCAGATTctggtatatatatatcattaatcaTTGAGGTGTAATCCTTGATATTCCCATGAAGTTACGAAATCTGTGTGACATTCATATACAATGATAGTTATAGTAATTCAGGGACCATGGCCCCTGCATTGGGTATAATATGCATTGAGGAGAGGCGGGTAACTGAATATCACTTCTTTTAAGAGAATTATGGTTAAAATTCACATTACATAGCTTCTCTATTTTGGTACAATGTAATTATGCTGTAATTGACGATTTTTTTGTAATTGAATTTGATGTTCATAGTTAATTTCCTAATGTCAAACTTTTCATGTACTACTTAGGTATTAGTAGCCAACAACCGTTGTTTGGCTTGTTTTGTTCAGTATCTAGACTAGTTGGTATATTTCACATCCCTGGATAGGAAATAAGTAGTTCAGTTACTGACAGGTAGTGAGATTTAACTATATTGTCTGGGAGTCGTAAACTTCACGACACCCATTCTTAAACTGTTAAGCTTGACATGGGTGTCAATGTCCTGTTAtggttattttgattttgtctTGTTGATAGAATTCGTTTTGACTCACCCTCAAGTCCTTGCCCTAAATTTGGATTATCAACTGCTTAGTGTATATTGATTATAACGACCTAGAATagcaaaattttaagtttgaacTTCTCGTTGCAGGGTTGTATTTCGCAGACTGTTCCAAGACGATGTACCTGAGCTTCGAGGAAAagcttttttattattttgcatGTCATTTTCGTAATTTCTTCTTTTCGCATTTAGAGGATGATATCAGGGAAGATAGATTTTAGAGTTTATCTGGCGCTATAGTAGTGACTTTGCCACGATTAATGTAAATAGCTGGAATGAGTGAATGatcttacaaattttttttttacattaagCCCCATCTTACAGTTTTTTGTTCTCCCACTTTtattgatactccctctgttagaatataatagtcgtttgactttttttcacgtatttttaagagttttgactgtacacttgtaaatattatttttaaaatttttttgtgaataaaaattagtgtcatatttttattcacaaaaagtaatttttaaagataatatttttaagtgttCGGTCAAAACTCTTAAAAGTCGTGAAAAAAAGTCAGGCGACTATTATATCCTAACAAGAGAGAGTATTATTCTGTAAATTAGTCGGTCAAAGACTAACTAGTTCAAGATCTCTGGAGTTGTACTGCACATTCTCAGTTACTAGAAGTATGGAGTAGTTCTTAGTTAGAGTAGTACTTCAACTTGTGTAGTACATACATTTGTTGGTTAGCTGTCTCAATATAGTAGTACTTGATCTTTAAAAGATACATGTAGTACACTAAAGACTAAGTAGTACTTGGTGTACTGGCAAGTGTTACAACATCTTCCTTATTCAATTTGTATATATAGTGTTCTTTGCAAGACTATGTTCATCTCAGTACATAGCAACATAGACACCTATGTTGTGCTTAGACATGCTTGTCGTGTACTTTTGTGTTTGTGGATCCCGAATCCGTACCAGCCTCATGCTCAATGTACGCGGTGTTGAAGTTATGTGCATTGAGATTCACTAGTATATCAAACTACTGCAGTTGCACTGCATGAGACAATCTGATCAAGTATACCTGTATGTTGTGTTATCGGAGTTCTGGTTTTTCATTGTCGGAGTTTGGGTTTTCCGAAGGTAAATGACGGAAGAGGATAGACGGGGACGAGGCGGAGCCTGAAATGGATGGTTGAACACCTACATTATGGTGTGACTATTCTTTCCATGCACTGCCTCTTCCCTGGCTACCCACTCCATATCTTTCACTTCATGTCTTGGTATATTCATCTGTAGCAATCATTATTGTTTGTTCTGCATATACCCCCTTTAgtttcatattaaattatttatcaatctttttcttttacCCTTCGGCTTTTAGTTGGCTCGGGCGGACCTACATTGAGAGTAACGGGAGATGGCCTCCGAATCTTATATTCGTAATTACATCCCTCTAACAGAGTAGTATACATatgaaaattaagaaaaaattgtagaatccattaatatttaatttataaaataagtttAGTGGAAGAATATAGGTAATgtagttaattaattatgagtatattataaaattttattattttgaggatatatatataattgagtgAGATGTTCCAAAATGACGGGGGATGAAATAAGCGAAATTTATACAGTGTCATGTAGCtagttttttctaaattttaaaatatactggCACAGCCCATTAAAATTAAAGTTCATCAGTTAAATTTAGGATTAAAACCTGTTACCTGTTATAGTTTATACGCACATCCTTCGTTCAAAACTTGAGGAGAAGAACTcgaaatgataaattatttattacttttctttttattatgtGATGctgactttaaaaaaaattgttttgtgtcatagtaaaatttatttcagattTGCAACTGTTTAATTATTGACATTATTTtgcttttattaatttttaaacttcttattatatttaaaatgtgAAGTTTTATTCAGTCAATCATATCGTATGATCACGTTTACAAGTTCCCGATCTATTTTTATGAACGAAATGAAACAAAACcagatatatttttatgaacGAAATGAAACAAAAGTGGAATAAATGAATTCTTAATAACAgaatttctttaaaatgaaAGTTAAGAAATTGAATCGAAACCTTATATATACGTGGCTCTGAATCCCCCTACTTTTAGAATGATTGTGCGAAAAGAAaaagataaattatttttcattacTCATTtcgttttaatttatttgtttttgataTTAGATATTTTTTAGGATACAGTGACTAAGGTTTAACTGGTAACTAATGATTATCCTCgcaaaatctttaaaaattaagaaaaacacattttaaaatagaatgtATATAATATTGATGATATatcttttacatattttttttatcatcttaTATACGTAGAGTTAGATCAAAAATTAGTCATTGTGATcatgaaaaaaaagaaaaataaaacaaacaaattaaaaaagagAGCATAACAATTTCTCTTTTGAATTTAGGTATATAATAGTTAAAGTATCTTAAAGTCTGTTTGACTGTTTGAAGTCTTTTTTGAATTTAAGTATTATATTATACTagctaaaatattttagaattcgcttgactgagtttaaaattataattttatgtgaTAAACTCAGACTTCAAAATGTCCGTTTGAGTAGTTTTGACTTATTAAATAATTTGTGTgttactaaaaatataataataaaaataaaaatgacttATGAAATTTAtgacttataaataattttttattaaaataaaagtttaataaaattaagttaCCGAAAAGATata
Protein-coding regions in this window:
- the LOC108206358 gene encoding uncharacterized protein LOC108206358, translating into MAGKKVIAICLSGGEFEKDEDGNLFYIGGDAHAMEVDDEMTYDNFITEVAEMFNYSTMAMSIKYFLLDNKKTLISISNDKDLKRMIKFHGDCNTTDIYVMNEEVVTADVSSMPGSRSSRTSLSEDGIFVDAPASLGDDIFGDSSEPSLLLDANFDIGDDSNNVDALFDIPSDLPLPLLTYNGEKHVKAAQQWQNIITGVGQRFNSVHEFRESLRKYAIAHQFAFRYKKNDSHRVTVRCKVDSCPWRIHASRLSTTQLICIKKMDSAHTCEGTAVPTGHQATRSWVASVIKEKLKEVPNYKPRDIVEDIKNEYGIQLNYFQAWRGKEIAKEQLQGSYKEAYGQLPSLCDSIMETNPGSLATFTTKDDSSFHRLFVSFHASIYGFQHGCRPLLFLDSVTLNSKYQGTLLTATAADGNDGVFPVAFAVVDAETNDNWHWFLVQLKNALSTCRGITFVADREKGMKESIINIFQDQNVYHGYCLHYLSEKLVRDLKGQFSLEVKRLMIEDLFAAAYAGTPEGFQICAERIKNISVEAYNWINQNEPEHWANAFFPGARYNHLTSNFGDEFYGWVSEAHELPITQMVDAIRCKMMDVMYARRVESSQWLTRLTPFMEEKLKKESVHVHPHPVLISSGNKVEVHGDSIEVVDIDNFICSCKGWQLTGLPCCHTIPVIACLNRDPYDYCSVYFTAVNYRLTYSESVHPILIIDKAVNDSSQGALSVTVKAPPTLRPPGRPVTKKSKSIGKRQLQCGRCKGTGHNKSTCKELLGT